CAGCCAGGCTCAGCGAGGCCGAGATCCGGCGGATGCAGGCGATGAAGACCGGTGCCCTGCTCGCCGGCAGCGTCCTGATCGGCGCTCGCCTCGGCCAGGCCGATGCGACGCGGATGATGGCGCTGGAGCGTTACGGCAAGGCGCTCGGCGCCGCCTTCCAGGTCGCTGACGACATTCTCGACATCGAGGCGAGTCCCGAGCAGATGGGCAAGGCGACCGCCAAGGACGATGCCAAGGGCAAGGCCACGCTGGTCATGGCGCTCGGCCTCGACGCGGCCCGGCGCGAGCGTGACCGGCTCAGCCAGGAGGCGATCGCCGCGCTCGCCGATTTCGGACCGGAGGCGGCGATGCTGCGCGCGGCGGCGCAGTTCACTGCGCAGCGCAGGAGTTGAAAGCGCGCCTTCCGTCATTCCGGGGCGCTGCGCAGCAGCGAGCCCGGAACCCATGAACACGACGCTGCCGAGCCATGCCTCGGTGTCGGTGCCCATTCTGTCGACAACAATGTTCATGGATTCCGGGCTCAGGCCTGCGGCCTGCCCCGGAATGACGAAGAGCCTGAACGCTCTGATCACCCCTCAGACGGTGACCTGCGTGCCGACCTCGACGACGCGCCCGGTCGGGATCTGGAAGAAGTTGGTGGCGTCGGTCGCGCTCTTGGTCAGGCCGATATAGAGGTTGTCCTGCCAGATCGGCATGCCCGATTGCGGGGAAGCCTTGATCGAACGGCGCGACAGGAAGAACGAGGTCGACATGATGTCGAACTTGAAGCCCTGCTTGCGCAGGATGGCCAGGCCCTTCGGCACGTTCGGGCTCTCCATGTAGCCGTAGACCATCTCGACGCGCCAGAAATCATCGGTGATGCGCGAGAGCCTGACCCGTTCACTCTCGGCGACGCGCGGGGTATCGGCGGAGCGCACGGTCAAGATCACGTTGCGCTCGTGCAGCACCTTGTTGTGCTTGAGGTTGTGCAGCAGCGAGGCCGGCGCCGTCTCCGGATCGCTGGTCAGGAACACCGCCATGCCCTTGACCCGGTAGGGCGGGCTCTTGGTCAGCATCCCGACCAATTCGAGCAGCGGCACGTCGGTCTTGCGGGTCTTGTCGAACAGGATCTTCGTGCCGCGCACCCAGGTCCACATCAGGAGGACCAGCGCCATCGCGAACAGCACCGGCACATAGCCGCCGCTGAGCAGCTTCAAGAGGTTCGCCGAGAAGAAGGCGACGTCGATGATGAGGAATGGCAGGATCACGGCCACCGCGGCAACCAGTCCCCAGCGCCAGCCACGCCAGATCACGATGAAGGCGAGCAGCGAGTCGACCAGCATCGCCCCGAACACCGAGATGCCGTAGGCGTGCGAGAGGTTGGACGAGGTCTTGAAGGTCCAGACCAGCAGCAGCACGGTGAACAGCAGCAGCACGTTGATGCGCGGGATGTAGATCTGCCCGGAGGTGTGCTCGGAGGTGTGGCGGATCTCGAGGCGCGGCAGGAGGCCGAGCTGGATCGCCTGACGGGTCAGCGAATAGGCGCCGGTGATCACCGCCTGGCTGGCGATGATGGTGGCGAGCGTCGCCATGATCACCAGCGGCAGGATCAATGCCGGTGGGGCGAGCTTGTAGAAGGGATTATCGATCGCGGTCGGGTCCGACAGGATCAGCGCACCCTGGCCGAGATAGTTCAGCCACAACGCCGGGAAGACCAGGAAAATCCAGGCGCTGCGGATCGGCCCGCGGCCGAAATGGCCCATATCGGCATAGAGCGCCTCAGCCCCGGTCACCGCGAGACAGACGCTGCCGAGCACCGCGAGCGAAAGCCCGGAATGGTCGATGAAGAAGCGGACCCCATGATAGGGGTTGATCGAGGCGAAGACGCCGAGATCGTCCGAAATGTGATAGATGCCGAGGCCCGCGAGCGTCAGGAACCAGACCGTCATCACCGGCCCGAAGAAGTTGGCGACCTTGCCGGTGCCGCGGCTCTGCACCAGGAACAGGGCGATCAGGATCACAGAGGCGATGGTGATGACATAGTCGTCGAGCACCGGTGTCACCAGCTTCAGGCCCTCGACCGCCGAGAGCACCGAGATCGCCGGCGTGATCACCGCGTCGCCGTAGAACAGCGCAGCGCCGGCCATGCCGAGAAAGAGCACGATGCCGCCGCGGGTGCGCCCGAGCGCGCGCTGCGCCAGCGCCACCAGGGTCAGCGTGCCGCCCTCGCCGTTGTTGTCGGCCCGCAGCAGCAGCACGACATATTTCAGCGTCACCACGAGGACGAGCGACCACAGGATCAGCGAGAGCACGCCGATCACCACCTCACGCGGCAAGGGGCCCGCCAGCGCAACCGCCACACCGCCGCCATGTCCGCCGGAGGCGGCACCGGTCGCAGCCAGGATCGTCTCGCGGAGCGCATAGAGCGGGCTGGTGCCGATATCGCCATAGACGACACCGAGCGCGCCGAGCGCCAGCGCGGCATAGCTTTGCGTGGAATGACCGTTGCCGGCCGGCTCATCGAGCCCGAAGCGATCACCGTCCGGCTTGGCGGCCGGTGGGTGCTGCTGGTCATGACCCATCAGGGCGCTCCGCGGGTGCTGCAATGCAGCGAAAAGGCCGGGGCCTCTAGCACGGCATGTCTCACAGGCAAAGACGCTAGAGCATATGCCGCAATGGGGGAGCCACTTTCGGTCGGCGATCACCTTGAATCGATTAGATTGGCGAGAGCGCCTATTCGGCCGCCGCAGCCCGGGCGCCGTAGCGCCGCTCGACGTAATCCTCGACCATGGTCTTGAACTCGGCCGCGATCGCAGGCCCCCGCAA
This sequence is a window from Bosea vestrisii. Protein-coding genes within it:
- a CDS encoding potassium transporter Kup, whose protein sequence is MGHDQQHPPAAKPDGDRFGLDEPAGNGHSTQSYAALALGALGVVYGDIGTSPLYALRETILAATGAASGGHGGGVAVALAGPLPREVVIGVLSLILWSLVLVVTLKYVVLLLRADNNGEGGTLTLVALAQRALGRTRGGIVLFLGMAGAALFYGDAVITPAISVLSAVEGLKLVTPVLDDYVITIASVILIALFLVQSRGTGKVANFFGPVMTVWFLTLAGLGIYHISDDLGVFASINPYHGVRFFIDHSGLSLAVLGSVCLAVTGAEALYADMGHFGRGPIRSAWIFLVFPALWLNYLGQGALILSDPTAIDNPFYKLAPPALILPLVIMATLATIIASQAVITGAYSLTRQAIQLGLLPRLEIRHTSEHTSGQIYIPRINVLLLFTVLLLVWTFKTSSNLSHAYGISVFGAMLVDSLLAFIVIWRGWRWGLVAAVAVILPFLIIDVAFFSANLLKLLSGGYVPVLFAMALVLLMWTWVRGTKILFDKTRKTDVPLLELVGMLTKSPPYRVKGMAVFLTSDPETAPASLLHNLKHNKVLHERNVILTVRSADTPRVAESERVRLSRITDDFWRVEMVYGYMESPNVPKGLAILRKQGFKFDIMSTSFFLSRRSIKASPQSGMPIWQDNLYIGLTKSATDATNFFQIPTGRVVEVGTQVTV